The Acipenser ruthenus chromosome 27, fAciRut3.2 maternal haplotype, whole genome shotgun sequence genome includes a window with the following:
- the LOC117432461 gene encoding tumor necrosis factor receptor superfamily member 9-like: MVALHGPTLYFSTALCCILFHGIAALCGPGQKRIRGSGHCERCPEGRFQEKNADVDVCQSCLECEVQKWSIQIKACTSVSNTQCKCTEGFQCSGPECEECYCDMGSGQENNACQPCPDGYYTNNLNMKCKKWTNCSELGVKTNGSRTSDVVCHEASRTIIPARTASTTRATTPAVTTAAQFSIHTVVTRATTTHMPPDDSNVLFVGLVIVGMFLVFAPVVAFSRLVRPFIINRNKPMEKTARDNSCRIPIQEEDEKSNSTIVKN, encoded by the exons ATGGTGGCTCTGCATGGCCCAACACTTTATTTCTCAACAGCACTGTGCTGCATACTTTTTCATGGAATTGCAGCTTTGTGTGGCCCAG GACAGAAACGTATACGTGGCTCGGGGCACTGTGAGCGCTGTCCTGAAGGGAGGTTCCAGGAAAAGAACGCTGATGTGGATGTCTGTCAATCCTGTTTAGAATGTGAAGTGCAAA AATGGAGCATTCAAATTAAGGCATGTACATCGGTTTCTAATACACAGTGTAAATGCACTGAAGGGTTTCAATGTTCAGGGCCAGAGTGTGAGGAATGCTACTGTGACATGGGCAGTGGCCAGGAGAATAATG CATGCCAGCCCTGTCCAGATGGATATTATACAAACAACCTGaacatgaaatgtaaaaaatggaCCAA CTGTTCAGAACTTGGGGTGAAAACAAATGGGTCCAGAACTAGTGATGTGGTCTGCCATGAGGCTTCTCGTACCATTATACCAGCGAGAACTGCCTCAACAACCAGGGCTACAACCCCAGCAGTGACTACAGCAGCACAATTCTCCATTCATACTGTTGTTACCAGAGCAACCACTACACATATGCCTCCAGATGACTCAAATGTTCTGTTTG TTGGTTTAGTTATAGTCGGCATGTTTCTGGTGTTTGCCCCAGTTGTTGCATTTTCCAGACTGGTCAGGCCTTTCATTATCAATAGGAATAAACCTATGGAAAAGACGGCACGAG ACAACAGCTGCCGGATCCCAATTCAGGAGGAAGATGAGAAAAGCAATTCTACAATAGTTAAAAACTAA